In Porites lutea chromosome 1, jaPorLute2.1, whole genome shotgun sequence, a single genomic region encodes these proteins:
- the LOC140946490 gene encoding uncharacterized protein, which yields SLDNTAQAHNANSTVFGNQNNSVDDSAEISDDDDDNEEPENDDDPDWTPEKLDEVYQELGDDNVNDSQTTKPRLNCTGKNKREEPKGIVFLSKLLLLFQYCHYCLTPNPETVCTQTGTLLTIKAKCSSCQEIFTWESQPFLMGKFPAGNLLLSFATLCAGASIKKMLTVFRHMGVLVYNEPTYYYHQRHLLIPTIISFWRKYQTKLLDSLKGKEVVLAGDGRHDSMGHSAKYGTYTIFCCTVGLIIHIVLLQANQAGSSSGIEFMAFKEAMTYILATGMIVKSVISDRHASIAKWMREECGKKCAELGKPVINHFFDLWHIGKKIQKVLTKLSKEKNCEIIGCWRKACVRHFYWAVTSTQESLGKVKVAKFQAFLSHVINKHKNLPNRLFSACAHGEVITPKVWMSKGTKAYEKLYTALTKTSLTKGIEKASSVEQTSCLEGYHSVVNQFAPKMLAYSCLGMLCRSVLAALHFNYNLRRETKVDDQGQPRLHISYPKYKEGEATVREVRVAPNYEYVAEIYESLITTPRRNLQLIEEELKQVVPDPMHSMLEKQSKDDAIRKHNERKNKETVICPPTCSEAELQTLLEESDQSRPMSRTNTSRRRRRAQLCRKCGQPRRGHTCTASQND from the exons TCTCTAGATAACACAGCACAAGCTCACAATGCTAATTCCACTGTGTTTGGTAACCAGAATAACAGTGTAGATGACTCTGCAGAGATtagtgatgacgatgatgacaatgaAGAGCCAGAGAATGATGACGATCCTGACTGGACTCCTGAAAAATTAGATGAAGTCTATCAGGAATTAGGAGACGATAATGTGAATGACAGCCAAACAACAAAGCCTAG GCTGAACTGCACGGGAAAGAACAAGCGTGAGGAGCCTAAAGGCATTGTTTTTTTATCCAAGCTATTACTACTGTTTCAGTACTGCCATTATTGTCTTACTCCCAACCCAGAAACTGTTTGCACACAAACAGGAACTCTATTGACCATTAAAGCCAAATGCAGCAGTTGTCAAGAGATATTTACCTGGGAAAGCCAGCCATTCCTTATGGGCAAATTTCCAGCAGGCAACCTTCTCCTCAGCTTTGCAACTCTTTGTGCTGGAGCatcaataaagaaaatgttGACAGTGTTTCGGCACATGGGGGTACTTGTCTACAATGAGCCCACCTACTACTACCATCAGCGGCATCTCCTCATTCCCACTATCATCTCATTCTGGCGTAAATACCAAACAAAACTGCTGGATTCCctgaaaggaaaagaagtaGTTTTAGCAGGAGATGGGCGCCACGACAGCATGGGCCACTCAGCAAAATATGGCACTTATACTATATTTTGTTGTACTGTTGGCCTTATTATTCATATTGTTTTATTACAG GCTAATCAGGCAGGAAGCAGTTCTGGTATCGAGTTTATGGCCTTCAAGGAAGCCATGACATATATTCTAGCCACAGGCATGATTGTCAAGTCAGTTATCTCTGACCGCCATGCTTCCATTGCTAAGTGGATGAGAGAAGAATGTGGCAAGAAGTGTGCTGAACTTGGCAAGCCAGTTATCAATCATTTTTTTGATCTTTGGCACATTGGGAAAA AAATCCAAAAAGTTCTAACAAAACTGAGCAAGGAAAAAAACTGTGAGATCATTGGCTGCTGGAGGAAGGCCTGTGTTAGACATTTTTACTGGGCAGTGACCTCCACTCAAGAAAGTCTTGGAAAGGTCAAGGTTGCAAAGTTCCAAGCATTCCTCAGTCATGTCATCAACAAACACAAGAACCTTCCTAATAGACTCTTCAGTGCTTGTGCTCACGGTGAAGTCATCACACCAAAAGTATGGATGTCTAAAGGTACAAAA GCATATGAAAAGCTGTATACAGCCCTTACGAAAACCAGCCTTACTAAAGGAATAGAAAAAGCTTCCTCAGTTGAGCAAACAAGCTGCCTGGAAGGGTATCATTCAGTAGTCAACCAATTTGCCCCAAAGATGCTGGCCTACTCATGCCTGGGAATGCTTTGTAG atcAGTACTGGCTGCCCTTCACTTTAATTACAACCTCAGAAGAGAGACAAAGGTGGATGACCAGGGCCAACCACGCCTTCACATCTCATACCCAAAGTACAAGGAAGGAGAAGCAACAGTCAGGGAAGTCAGGGTAGCTCCTAATTATG AGTATGTGGCGGAGATTTATGAATCTCTAATAACAACTCCACGACGGAACCTCCAACTGATAGAAGAAGAGCTAAAACAGGTGGTTCCAGACCCTATGCACTCAATGCTTGAGAAGCAATCCAAAGATGATGCAATACGGAAAcacaatgaaagaaaaaacaaggaaacagtgATTTGTCCTCCCACATGTTCAG AAGCTGAACTGCAAACCTTGTTAGAGGAAAGTGACCAGTCAAGACCAATGTCAAGAACAAATACAAGCAGAAGAAGACGGAGAGCACAGCTATGCAGAAAATGTGGACAGCCAAGAAGAGGACACACATGCACTGCTTCACAAAATGATTAA
- the LOC140946481 gene encoding uncharacterized protein yields MEEEVEEYAVTDLLSSSNSMQVEQTTETTPIEGSVHADMDTSNSLCSSSSMDHVSSQFLPAAASTPITPTAHENQGECSTCQDLSTENKELKKEIKVLRFKVPRLSNKLANNQKQWVETLQEIHLHASKDHLESDCGECSECVLGWGGGGGVFQIVGYTRLCSYSHLWCLSLMDTPCILVKRQSTFGFQTTSNFFSHLVQITETIPSDK; encoded by the exons ATGGAAGAAGAGGTTGAGGAGTATGCAGTAACCGATCTCCTTTCGTCATCAAACTCAATGCAG GTTGAACAAACTACTGAAACAACTCCAATAGAAGGTTCAGTGCATGCAGATATGGATACAAGTAACTCACTGTGCTCATCAAGCTCGATG GACCATGTCTCATCACAATTTCTACCTGCTGCTGCATCAACACCAATAACCCCAACT GCACATGAAAATCAAGGTGAATGCAGCACTTGTCAAGACCTCTCTACAGAGaataaagaactaaaaaaagaGATCAAAGTATTACGATTTAAAGTCCCCAGACTGAGTAACAagctggcaaacaaccaaaagcAGTGGGTGGAGACTTTGCAGGAGATCCACTTACATGCATCTAAAGATCATTTAGAGTCAGATTGTGGTGAGTGTTCTGAATGTGTGttgggttgggggggggggggaggagtatTCCAAATTGTGGGCTATACAAGACTTTGCAGTTATTCTCATTTGTGGTGTTTATCTTTGATGGATACTCCATGTATATTAGTAAAAAGGCAGTCAACCTTTGGTTTTCAAACAacatccaattttttttcccatttagtACAAATTACAGAAACTATTCCATCAGATAAATAA